Proteins from one Melospiza melodia melodia isolate bMelMel2 chromosome 18, bMelMel2.pri, whole genome shotgun sequence genomic window:
- the PMS2 gene encoding mismatch repair endonuclease PMS2 produces MEAAAPCPQPAGAIRPIDRRSVHRICSGQVVLNLGTAVKELLENSLDAGATNIDIKLKDHGAELIEVSDNGVGVEEENFEGLTLKHYTSKIQDFSDLIHVETFGFRGEALSSLCALSDVTIFTCHKSAKVGTRLVFDHNGRVTQRTPFPRQQGTTVSIQQLFYTLPVRHKEFQRNIKKEYAKMVQLLQAYCIISKGVRINCTNQIGQGKKSCVISTAGSPSLKENIGAVFGQKQLQSLIPFVQLPPSEAVCEEYGLNPADMPPNLYSIGGFISRCDHSVGRSTTDRQFFFINQRPCDPAKVVKIVNEVYHLHNKHQYPFVVLNIGVDSECVDINVTPDKRQILLQEEKFLLAILKTSLMEMFGSDVNKLNVNQKLLDIAGNLKKTLPEEAEKPQADMLSDSETESPRGEGKRIMTLARLRESFSLHQATESNFQSSKKVKQQHSSPRQRLLDPTGGTVKIQRSVLTKKAESCQKLDSKVSILRRHLGKLEDASDSGFCSISESDAGCSTPEAGSCINNESSINSEEEFCSTEEQVQKECLQTAGCSKKSLDCDVQVLGTEPELGQVNDWTDQNKLSQEANGCSPRVKRFKSRNFKSEADDSKADKYPEEKNASVDVLVEVKKKIVPLEFSMKVLAEKVKKVIQQQQKNTETENYRRFKAKISPGDNKVAEDELRKEISKEMFAKMEIIGQFNLGFIIAKLNSDLFIIDQHATDEKYNFEMLQQHTVLQGQKLIVPQNLNLTAVNETVLIENLEIFRKNGFDFVINENAPVTQRVKLVSLPTSKNWTFGPQDIDELIFMLSDCPGVMCRPSRVRQMFASRACRKSVMIGTALNVQEMRKLITHMGEIEHPWNCPHGRPTMRHIVSLDLISPQ; encoded by the exons ATGGAGGCGGCTGCGCCCTG cccgcaGCCCGCCGGGGCCATCCGGCCCATCGACCGCCGCTCTGTGCATCGCATCTGCTCGGGGCAGGTCGTGCTGAACCTCGGCACTGCCGTGAAAGAGCTGCTGGAGAACAGCCTGGATGCCGGAGCTACCAACATCG ATATAAAACTTAAAGATCATGGGGCAGAACTGATAGAAGTTTCAGATAATGGAGTTGGAGTGGAAGAGGAAAACTTTGAAGGCTTGA CTCTGAAACATTACACATCAAAGATACAAGATTTTTCTGATCTAATACATGTTGAAACATTTGGGTTTCGAGGTGAAGCTTTGAGTTCACTGTGTGCATTAAG TGATGTCACCATTTTCACCTGTCACAAGTCAGCAAAGGTTGGCACCCGTTTGGTGTTTGATCACAATGGCAGAGTTACCCAGAGGACTCCTTTCCCTCGGCAGCAGGGCACCACTGTCAGCATCCAGCAGTTGTTTTACACCTTACCAGTGAGGCACAAAGAGTTCCAAAGAAACATCAAAAAG GAATATGCAAAAATGGTCCAGCTGTTGCAGGCCTACTGTATTATTTCCAAAGGAGTGAGGATTAATTGCACTAATCAAATTGgccaggggaaaaaaagctgTGTGATATCCACTGCTGGAAGTCCCAGTTTAAAGGAGAACATTGGAGCAGTATTTGGACAAAAACAG ttgcAGAGCCTTATTCCTTTTGTTCAGCTTCCTCCTAGTGAAGCTGTTTGTGAAGAATATGGACTCAACCCTGCTGACATGCCACCAAATCTTTATAG CATTGGTGGTTTCATTTCCCGCTGTGACCACAGTGTGGGAAGGAGCACGACAGACAGACAGTTCTTCTTCATCAACCAACGGCCCTGTGATCCTGCCAAG GTGGTCAAGATTGTGAATGAAGTTTATCACTTACACAATAAACACCAGTATCCATTTGTTGTCCTTAACATTGGGGTAGATTCTG agtgtGTTGACATCAATGTAACTCCTGACAAAAGGCAAATTTTACTTCAGGAGGAAAAGTTTTTATTAGCAATTCTAAAGACTTCTCTGATGGAGATGTTTGGTAGTGATGTTAACAAACTGAATGTCAATCAGAAACTTCTGGACATTGCAG GTAACTTGAAGAAGACACTTCCTGAAGAGGCAGAAAAGCCTCAGGCAGACATGCTGTCTGACTCTGAGACTGAGAGTCCACGTGGTGAAGGCAAAAGAATAATGACTCTTGCCAGATTAAGGGAGTCATTCTCTCTCCATCAAGCAACAGAAAGTAATTTTCAAAGCTCTAAAAAGGTAAAACAGCAGCACAGTTCCCCTAGACAAAGGTTACTCGATCCCACTGGGGGCACTGTAAAGATTCAAAGGTCTGTCTTGACTAAGAAGGCTGAAAGTTGCCAGAAGTTGGACTCAAAGGTGTCAATTCTAAGGAGACACTTGGGAAAATTAGAAGATGCTTCAGATTCTGGATTCTGTAGTATTTCTGAGTCAGATGCTGGATGTAGTACACCAGAGGCTGGAAGCTGCATCAATAATGAAAGTTCAATTAATTCTGAGGAAGAATTCTGTAGCACAGAAGAACAGGTGCAGAAGGAATGTCTTCAAACTGCTGGGTGCAGTAAGAAATCACTGGACTGTGATGTTCAGGTCTTGGGCACTGAACCTGAGCTAGGTCAAGTGAATGACTGGACTGATCAAAACAAGCTTTCTCAAGAAGCAAATGGTTGTTCCCCAAGAGTAAAACGTTTTAAAAGCAGAAACTTTAAAAGTGAAGCAGATGATTCCAAGGCAGACAAATATCCTGAAGAAAAGAATGCTAGTGTTGATGTACTGGTGGAAGTTAAAAAGAAAATTGTGCCTCTTGAATTCTCTATGAAGGTTTTGGCAGAGAAAGTAAAAAAGGTAATACAGCAACAACAGAAAAATACAGAAACTGAAAATTACAGAagatttaaagcaaaaattagtcctGGGGACAATAAAGTTGCAGAAGATGAATTAAGAAAAGAGATCAG TAAAGAAATGTTTGCAAAAATGGAAATCATTGGCCAGTTCAATTTAGGGTTTATAATAGCAAAGCTGAATTCTGATCTTTTCATAATTGACCAGCATGCTACTGATGAGAAATACAACTTTGAGATGTTGCAACAGCACACTGTTCTCCAAGGTCAGAAGCTGATAGT gcCTCAAAATCTCAATTTAACAGCAGTAAATGAAACTGTATTGATTGAAAACCTGGAAATATTCAGaaaaaatggctttgattttgtcataaatgaaaatg CTCCTGTAACTCAAAGAGTTAAATTGGTATCATTGCCAACCAGCAAAAACTGGACTTTTGGGCCACAAGACATAGATGAGCTGATTTTCATGTTGAGTGACTGCCCTGGAGTGATGTGCAGGCCCTCCAGGGTCAGGCAGATGTTTGCTTCTCGAGCTTGCAGGAAGTCT GTGATGATTGGAACTGCACTGAATGTGCAGGAAATGAGAAAACTGATCACCCACATGGGTGAGATTGAGCATCCCTGGAACTGCCCCCATGGAAGGCCTACTATGAGACACATAGTCAGTTTGGACTTGATTTCACCACAATAA
- the AIMP2 gene encoding aminoacyl tRNA synthase complex-interacting multifunctional protein 2: protein MPAMYKVRPLHSAAVLAEHLPSCMYPLPNLHRAPGTAAPPQEEVDPSLQALESRQEEILKRLYELKSAVDGLSKMIQTPDADFDVTNIIQTDQSSPLSTNGADLDLMLGKDYGALKDVVINANPSLPPLSLLVIHSLLCERYKILSAVHTHSSVKSVPENLLKCFGEQTKKQPRHEYQLGFTLIWKDVPKPQMKFSIQTMCPIEGEGNIARFLFSLFGQKYNAVTSTLIDSWVDTAMFQLQEGSSKERGAVLRSMNAALGKSPWLVGTELTLADVVAWSALQQTGTASSAPANVQKWIKSCENLAPFSSVMKLLK from the exons ATGCCCGCGATGTACAAGGTGCGGCCGCTGCACAGCGCGGCGGTGCTGGCGGAGCACCTGCCCAGCTGCATGTACCCCCTGCCCAACCTGCACCGCGCCCCCGGCACCGCCGCGCCGCCGCAG GAGGAGGTTGACCCATCACTTCAAGCACTTGAATCCCGCCAGGAAGAGATTCTGAAGCGCTTGTATGAACTCAAGAGTGCTGTGGATGGACTCTCCAAGATGATACAAACCCCAGATGCTGACTTCGATGTAACAAATATCATTCAAACTGATCAATCTTCTCCTTTGTCAACAAATGGAGCAGATTTAGATCTGATGCTTGGAAAG GATTATGGAGCCCTGAAAGATGTTGTCATCAATGCAAATCCTTCTCTACCTCCACTGTCACTGTTAGTGATCCACAGTCTGCTTTGTGAACGGTACAAAATATTATCAGCTGTTCACACACATTCATCAGTGAAAAGTGTGCCAGAAAACCTCTTGAAATGCTTTGGAGAGCAGACTAAGAAGCAGCCACGTCATGAGTATCAGTTGGGCTTTACTCTGATTTGGAAAGATG TTCCCAAACCCCAGATGAAGTTCAGCATTCAAACCATGTGCCCCATAGAAGGAGAGGGGAACATCGCTCGATTCCTCTTTTCCCTGTTTGGGCAGAAGTACAACGCAGTTACCTCGACTCTGATCGACAGCTGGGTGGACACAGCCATGTTCCAGCTGCAAGAAGGCAGCAGCAAGGAGAGGGGAGCAGTGCTGCGCTCCATGAACGCCGCCCTGGGCAAGAGCCCCTGGCTGGTGGGCACTGAACTGACGCTGGCCGACGTGGTGGCGTGGAGCGCGCTGCAGCAGACGGGCACTGCCAGCAGCGCCCCGGCCAACGTGCAGAAGTGGATCAAGTCCTGTGAGAATCTGGCACCTTTCAGCTCTGTGATGAAGCTACTCAAGTGA
- the EIF2AK1 gene encoding LOW QUALITY PROTEIN: eukaryotic translation initiation factor 2-alpha kinase 1 (The sequence of the model RefSeq protein was modified relative to this genomic sequence to represent the inferred CDS: inserted 1 base in 1 codon; deleted 2 bases in 1 codon), whose protein sequence is MTSLRRPLASGARRRPGRXGGGRRGGGGGGGGSSERLRVTRGPAPPLCRGREPLEGARRPPVRARGSRGLRAVPVPVRRGGDAPLPAADLRYELLPARPRLSDRRFPSRVYPSSPCFISPRSKSGHKRWPGPRSRPRRAGRAPPAAADGIPVSGMMRGGRAAAMRAPVPAIEFPEESPEPRFDDSDVPAELRVANGSQKFVKFTSTIQNQLLLVSLLEHLCHMYTHNPVHSRGLFRILRQTFTRTGLLSPFVFCDEFSTIRLQHNRAITELMKAANQQVLKGELDNGEPLAIGEKEVLFEAQTSRYLNEFEEVARLGSGGYGKVYKVRNKLDGQFYAIKKIKIKKATRRDCMKVLREVKVLAGLQHPNIVGYHTAWMEQVQTVHPKGKTIMELQPLVLEQKNSNDHCHIQSVESDSSIIFADLTSEEKKSCHSTSLKNVHRESVQNMDVRNDFTNSNSKECVKPNKGELSTELRGGFVNSDNSLSSDVDSHSTWGPHSSLDQGASTESESSSESKSCSEGCSKNEVALCGDFEVEYHLMLHIQMQLCEISLWDWIADRNKRCNKRSEDTSSPYHLVDVPWTMKIFQEVVEGVCYIHSMGVMHRDIKPRNIFLHGSDHQVKIGDFGLACKDLLWDDADQEFQTERINGLTHTSGVGTCLYASPEQLQGSHYDFKSDMYSLGVVLLELFQPFGTEMERTEVLTHLRTCQIPHTFYKKWPTQAKYVKLLTSPRATERPTAAQLRDSELFHTTDQVISNLQQKVRQQEEEIEKLRETIRQLSEEQDEQTRQGSPV, encoded by the exons GGGCTCACGCGGGCTGCGGGCGGTGCCGGTCCCCGTGCGGAGGGGAGGGGACGCTCCGCTCCCCGCCGCAGACCTTCGGTACGAGCTCCTGCCCGCCCGTCCCCGCCTCTCGGACCGAAGGTTCCCCTCTCGGGTCTATCCCTCCAGTCCATGTTTTATCTCTCCGCGCTCAAAGAGCGGCCATAAACGCTGGCCCGGCCCCCGGAGCCGCCCACGGCGGGCCGGGCGGGCCCCGCCGGCCGCGGCGGATGGGATCCCGGTGTCCGGCATG ATGAGGGGCGGGAGGGCTGCGGCCATGCGGGCGCCGGTGCCCGCCATCGAGTTCCCTGAGGAGAGCCCGGAGCCGCGCTTTGACG ATTCGGATGTGCCGGCGGAGCTACGAGTTGCAAACGGGTCGCAAAAATTTGTGAAGTTCACTTCGACCATCCAAAACCAGCTGCTGCTTGTGTCACTGCTGGAGCATCTCTGCCACATGTACACACACAACCCCGTTCACTCCAGGGGTTTGTTCCGAA TTCTTCGTCAGACTTTCACAAGAACAGGGTTACTCTCTCCTTTTGTCTTTTGTGATGAATTTAGTACTATAAGACTGCAGCACAACAGAGCCATTACTGAACTGATGAAAGCAGCTAATCAACAAGTGCTTAAAGGG GAACTTGATAACGGAGAGCCTCTTGCAATTGG GGAAAAAGAAGTTCTGTTTGAAGCACAGACTTCACGATACTTGAATGAATTTGAGGAGGTTGCAAGGCTAGGAAGTGGAGGATATGGCAAAGTATACAAG GTCAGAAACAAGTTAGATGGTCAGTTCTAtgctattaaaaaaatcaaaattaagaaGGCTACAAGAAGAGATTGCATGAAG GTGCTCCGAGAAGTCAAAGTACTGGCTGGGCTGCAGCATCCCAATATTGTAGGCTATCACACTGCTTGGATGGAGCAAGTTCAAACAGTACATCCAAAAGG TAAAACAATAATGGAGTTGCAGCCACTGGTTTTGGAGCAAAAGAATAGCAA TGATCACTGTCACATCCAGAGTGTGGAAAGTGATAGTTCAATTATCTTTGCTGACCTTACCTCAGAAGAAAAGAAGTCCTGTCACAGTACCAGTCTTAAAAATGTGCATAGAGAATCAGTGCAGAATATGGATGTGAGGAATGACTTTACAAACAGCAATAGCAAAGAGTGTGTGAAACCAAATAAAGGTGAATTATCCACAGAACTACGAGGAGGCTTTGTAAATAGTGATAACAGTTTATCAAGTGATGTGGACAGTCATTCAACATGGGGACCTCATTCCAGTCTGGATCAAGGTGCTAGCACTGAAAGTGAGTCCAGCTCTGAAAGCAAGTCCTGCTCTGAAGGATGCTCCAAAAATGAGGTAGCGCTCTGTGGAGACTTTGAG GTGGAGTATCACTTGATGCTTCATATACAAATGCAGTTGTGTGAAATATCCTTGTGGGACTGGATTGCTGACCGTAATAAAAGATGTAACAAGAGATCAGAGGACACTTCTA GTCCATACCATCTTGTGGATGTTCCCTGGACAATGAAGATTTTCCAGGAGGTAGTGGAAGGAGTTTGCTATATCCACAGCATGGGAGTGATGCATCGAGACATTAAA CCTAGAAATATCTTTCTACATGGATCAGATCATCAGGTAAAAATAGGTGACTTTGGATTAGCCTGCAAAGACCTTCTTTGGGATGATGCAGACCAGGAGTTTCAGACAGAACGGATAAATG GACTGACACATACGTCAGGAGTGGGGACGTGCCTCTATGCCTCACCAGAACAGCTGCAGGGATCTCACTATGATTTCAAG TCAGACATGTACAGCTTGGGTGTTGTCCTGCTAGAACTCTTCCAACCATTTGGAACAGAAATGGAAAGAACAGAAGTCCTTACACATTTAAGGACTTGCCAAATTCCTCACACTTTCTACAAGAAATGGCCCACTCAGGCCAAGTATGTGAAACTCCTCACCAGTCCAAGAGCTACAGAACGCCCGACGGCGGCTCAGCTTCGGGACAGTGAACTCTTCCACACCACAGACCAG GTTATTTCTAACCTCCAGCAGAAGGTGAGACAGCaagaagaagaaatagagaaGCTGAGGGAGACAATAAGACAGCTTTCTGAAGAGCAAGATGAACAAACAAGACAAGGCTCTCCTGTTTAA